The following coding sequences are from one Prochlorococcus sp. MIT 1314 window:
- a CDS encoding ABC transporter ATP-binding protein → MKNLKLKVISKYLRPYKKEFLYGALALLVVNILSVVIPLEVKNIIDQLQTGFSSDFIISKSLWLIFLATCMGLIRLASRQIVFGIGRKVEVNLRQKLFDHLLIQDPEWIQKKGSGDIISRATSDVENIRRLLGFTVLSLCNIVLAYSFTIPSMFSINKTLTISALMIFPLILGIVSLFGGRMVSQRKAQQESLSKLSDLIQEDLSGISAIKIYAQENAEKKEFNIHNNSYRNAAIKLARTASTLFPLLQGISSISLLILLGLGTYQLESGYISIGGLVALILYVERLVFPTALLGFTLNTFQLGQVSLDRVEEIFQSNPHIVDGLNTKSLKSKIKGLLQAKDLTIKYPGSKFNSLNRLNFTIYPGELIAIVGPVGCGKTTLAKSLGRTIEIPDGQLFLDDIDVKNIKLRDLRKNISIVPQEAFLFTSTITENLRFGDPKAKKELVKTSAKKAGLIDDINNFPQKFKTIVGERGITLSGGQRQRTALGRALLVNSPIVVLDDALASVDNKTAAIIIDEMRERSKKTILMISHQLSVAATCDRVLVMDKGEIVQEGNHQDLVKEKGLYKQLWERELATKIVNS, encoded by the coding sequence ATGAAAAATCTAAAGTTAAAAGTAATATCGAAATACCTAAGACCATACAAAAAAGAATTTCTATATGGAGCATTAGCACTCTTGGTGGTTAACATATTAAGTGTTGTAATACCATTAGAAGTAAAAAATATAATAGACCAATTACAAACTGGTTTTTCTTCAGACTTTATAATTTCTAAATCTTTATGGTTAATCTTTTTAGCTACATGTATGGGTTTAATAAGATTGGCTTCGAGACAGATTGTCTTCGGGATAGGCAGAAAAGTTGAAGTAAATCTTCGTCAGAAACTTTTCGATCATTTACTTATCCAAGACCCAGAATGGATACAAAAAAAAGGAAGTGGAGACATTATCAGTAGGGCCACAAGTGATGTTGAAAACATAAGAAGACTTTTAGGTTTCACTGTTTTAAGTCTATGTAACATTGTTTTAGCTTATTCATTCACTATTCCATCGATGTTTTCGATTAACAAAACACTAACAATATCCGCTTTAATGATATTCCCATTAATACTAGGGATTGTTAGTTTATTTGGCGGTAGAATGGTAAGTCAAAGAAAAGCTCAACAAGAATCCCTATCCAAACTTAGTGATCTAATACAAGAAGATCTTTCTGGCATAAGCGCTATAAAAATTTATGCGCAAGAAAATGCAGAAAAGAAAGAATTTAATATACATAATAATTCTTATCGAAATGCGGCAATAAAACTTGCAAGAACAGCAAGTACTCTATTTCCATTGCTTCAAGGAATTTCCTCAATTTCTTTATTAATATTATTAGGCTTAGGTACTTATCAACTAGAGAGTGGATACATTTCAATAGGTGGTTTAGTAGCTTTAATTCTTTATGTTGAACGGCTTGTTTTCCCGACCGCTCTACTAGGTTTTACATTGAATACTTTTCAACTCGGTCAGGTAAGTTTAGATCGTGTAGAAGAAATATTTCAGAGCAATCCACATATTGTAGATGGATTAAACACTAAATCTTTAAAGAGTAAGATAAAAGGATTATTACAAGCAAAAGATTTAACGATAAAGTACCCTGGATCAAAATTTAATTCATTAAATCGTCTCAATTTTACAATTTATCCTGGAGAACTTATTGCAATAGTTGGGCCTGTAGGTTGTGGTAAAACAACATTAGCAAAATCTCTTGGAAGAACCATTGAAATTCCAGACGGTCAATTATTTTTAGATGATATTGATGTAAAAAATATAAAATTAAGAGATCTTAGAAAAAATATTTCAATCGTCCCACAAGAAGCATTCTTATTTACTTCCACGATCACCGAAAACCTTCGTTTTGGAGACCCGAAAGCTAAAAAGGAATTAGTCAAAACAAGTGCTAAAAAGGCAGGATTGATAGATGATATAAATAATTTTCCTCAAAAGTTCAAAACAATTGTGGGTGAAAGAGGCATTACACTAAGTGGAGGACAGAGACAAAGAACTGCACTTGGACGAGCATTATTAGTAAATTCTCCCATTGTCGTACTTGATGATGCATTAGCAAGCGTTGATAATAAAACAGCAGCAATAATAATAGATGAGATGCGAGAAAGAAGTAAAAAAACAATCTTAATGATAAGCCACCAACTATCAGTGGCTGCAACTTGTGACAGGGTTTTAGTAATGGATAAAGGTGAAATAGTACAAGAAGGCAATCATCAAGACCTAGTAAAAGAGAAGGGGTTATATAAACAACTTT